The following proteins are co-located in the Solanum pennellii chromosome 1, SPENNV200 genome:
- the LOC107008719 gene encoding probable carboxylesterase 13 — MASNANEVAVDMTPFFVLFNNGTINRLRPADNAPLSNDPQAPVRSKDVVVHPETGVSVRMFLPKITDPKQKIPVVIYIHGGAFCMGSARSSTFHNFISSVVEKANFIAVSVEYRLAPENPFDTTYDDSWAAFQWVISHANGKGPDSWLNDHADFAKLFVGGESAGANIANDVVVRAGVTNFDSDIKILGLYLVHPYFGIENDKLYKALNPTRNGGCFEDPRVNPLIDPRLKSIACKRTLFFVAEKDPLKEGAMNYYEGLKQSEWNGEIEVMETKGEGHCFHFFNPKSEKADELVNKLVDFLKQH; from the coding sequence ATGGCTTCCAACGCTAACGAAGTAGCAGTTGATATGACCCCTTTTTTCGTCCTCTTCAATAATGGCACCATCAATCGACTCCGTCCAGCAGACAATGCTCCGCTTTCGAACGATCCACAAGCTCCTGTCCGATCCAAAGATGTCGTAGTTCACCCGGAAACAGGGGTTTCCGTACGTATGTTTCTTCCCAAAATTACCGACCCCAAACAGAAAATCCCCGTCGTAATTTACATTCACGGTGGGGCTTTCTGTATGGGATCAGCTCGTTCCTCCACATTCCATAATTTCATCAGCTCTGTAGTCGAAAAGGCCAATTTCATCGCTGTCTCAGTCGAATATAGACTTGCCCCGGAAAACCCTTTTGATACTACCTACGATGATTCGTGGGCAGCATTTCAATGGGTAATTTCACATGCTAATGGAAAAGGTCCAGATTCATGGCTAAATGATCACGCTGATTTTGCTAAACTGTTTGTTGGGGGAGAAAGTGCTGGAGCAAATATTGCTAACGACGTTGTTGTTAGAGCAGGGGTAACTAATTTCGATTCGGATATCAAAATTTTGGGGCTTTATTTGGTTCATCCGTATTTCGGAATCGAAAACGATAAACTGTACAAGGCTTTGAATCCGACAAGAAATGGCGGATGCTTCGAAGATCCCAGGGTAAATCCATTGATAGATCCAAGGTTGAAATCAATAGCGTGTAAAAGAACTCTGTTTTTCGTGGCGGAGAAAGATCCTCTGAAAGAAGGGGCAATGAATTATTATGAGGGGTTGAAGCAGAGTGAGTGGAATGGAGAAATTGAGGTTATGGAGACGAAAGGAGAAGGCCAttgttttcatttctttaatcCTAAATCGGAAAAAGCTGATGAACTTGTGAACAAACTAGTTGATTTCTTGAAGCAACATTAG
- the LOC107005375 gene encoding 2-hydroxyisoflavanone dehydratase-like, which produces MALNFTHLHFPLLFLIITTIFLCISSTFAAKPKNFYPFFKVDADGIIHRYQHIKLVPPSNNPKTGVQSKDVTILPQKNVSARLYLPKISRKKQKFPLLFYIHGGGFCTQSAFSSIYDSYLHKLTSEANVIIVSIDYRLAPEHLIPACYDDSWAVLNWAAQGTEPWLKIHANFSRVFLMVRASEENHFVASLVGMALIDPYFGNGKPDSLWTYLCPKSNGINDRRFNPAAHMSVLSELKCSKILVCTAGKDFLRDRAWTYYETLKNSGWKGELRMKEIEGEGHVFHLFNQTSEKAKVLMKSIVHFLA; this is translated from the coding sequence ATGGCACTAAATTTCACTCATCTTCATTTTCCTTTACTGTTTCTAATAATTACTACTATCTTTCTATGTATATCTTCAACCTTTGCTGCAAAACCCAAGAATTTTTATCCATTTTTCAAAGTTGATGCTGATGGAATTATTCACAGGTATCAACACATCAAGTTAGTCCCTCCATCAAACAATCCCAAAACCGGGGTTCAATCCAAAGACGTTACAATTTTGCCCCAAAAAAACGTATCAGCACGACTATACCTTCCTAAAATCagtagaaaaaaacaaaaatttcctCTGCTTTTTTACATCCACGGAGGCGGCTTCTGTACTCAATCAGCATTTTCTTCCATATACGATAGTTACCTCCACAAGCTAACTTCTGAGGCTAATGTAATCATCGTATCAATCGATTACAGATTAGCCCCAGAGCATCTAATCCCCGCTTGTTATGATGATTCATGGGCTGTCTTGAATTGGGCTGCACAAGGAACAGAGCCCTGGCTTAAAATACACGCCAATTTTTCGCGTGTTTTCTTAATGGTTCGGGCAAGTGAGGAAAATCATTTTGTCGCGTCATTAGTAGGAATGGCACTGATTGATCCTTATTTCGGTAATGGTAAGCCTGATTCACTATGGACGTATTTATGTCCGAAGAGTAATGGGATTAATGATCGGAGATTCAATCCGGCAGCTCATATGAGTGTGCTGTCGGAGTTGAAATGCTCGAAGATTTTAGTTTGTACTGCAGGCAAAGATTTTTTGAGAGACAGGGCTTGGACTTATTATGAGACTTTGAAGAATAGTGGGTGGAAAGGTGAATTGAGGATGAAGGAGATAGAAGGGGAGGGACATGTCTTCCATTTATTTAATCAAACTTCTGAGAAAGCTAAGGTCTTGATGAAATCCATAGTACACTTCTTAGCCTAA
- the LOC107005408 gene encoding 2-hydroxyisoflavanone dehydratase-like: MDSKEIEYHVPMFFKVYKDGSIEKYGKHDYAPPSDNPITGVRSKDIVVIPENNVKVRLYLPKITQNDDQKFPLLVYFHGGGFVIESAFSSYYHSYLHSLAAETNVLIVSVEYRLAPEHKIPACYDDSWAAMKWVSQQANSEQGTEPWLKNHADFSLVFLSVDMTPFFVLYNNGTINRLRPADNAPLSNDPEAPVRTCVS, encoded by the exons ATGGATTCAAAGGAAATTGAATATCATGTCCCAATGTTTTTTAAGGTCTACAAAGATGGCAGTATCGAAAAGTATGGTAAACATGATTATGCCCCTCCTTCCGATAATCCAATCACCGGTGTTCGATCCAAAGATATAGTTGTCATACCGGAGAACAATGTAAAGGTACGCCTTTACCTTCCTAAAATCACCCAAAATGATGATCAGAAATTTCCACTCCTTGTGTATTTCCATGGGGGAGGGTTTGTGATCGAATCGGCGTTTTCTTCTTACTATCATAGTTATCTCCACTCTCTAGCTGCAGAAACCAATGTACTTATCGTATCCGTTGAGTACCGATTAGCCCCTGAACACAAAATTCCTGCCTGTTATGATGATTCCTGGGCTGCTATGAAATGGGTCTCTCAGCAGGCCAATAGCGAACAGGGAACTGAACCATGGCTGAAAAATCACGCTGACTTCTCCCTAGTTTTCTTGTCAG TTGATATGACCCCTTTTTTCGTCCTCTACAATAATGGCACCATCAATCGACTCCGTCCAGCAGACAATGCTCCGCTTTCGAACGATCCAGAAGCTCCTGTCCGAACTTGTGTATCATGA
- the LOC107005398 gene encoding probable carboxylesterase 12, whose protein sequence is MDSKEIDYDVPTLFKVYKDGSIEKYRKHDYAPPSDNPITGVRSKDIVVVPENNVTVRLYLPKITQNDDQKFPLLVYFHGGGFVIESAFSSYYHSYLHSLAAETNVLIVSVEYRLAPEHKIPACYDDSWAAMKWVSQQANSEQGTEPWLKNHADFSRVFLSGDSAGANIAHNMMMRASVDEDKLGDGLKLVGMALVHPYFGNNEPDGIWSYCCPENPNTDDPRFNPAAHPNLLSKLVCTKILICTGGADFIRDRGWTYYESLKKCGWTGEVELKETEGEEHVFHLVKPTCERAKALMKWLADFFQQSS, encoded by the exons ATGGATTCAAAGGAAATTGATTATGATGTCCCAACGCTTTTTAAGGTCTACAAAGATGGCAGTATCGAAAAGTATCGAAAACATGATTATGCCCCTCCTTCCGATAATCCAATCACCGGTGTTCGATCCAAAGATATAGTTGTCGTACCGGAGAACAATGTAACGGTACGCCTTTACCTTCCTAAAATCACCCAAAATGATGATCAGAAATTTCCACTCCTTGTGTATTTCCATGGGGGAGGGTTTGTGATCGAATCGGCGTTTTCTTCTTACTATCATAGCTATCTCCACTCTCTAGCTGCAGAAACCAATGTACTTATCGTATCCGTCGAGTACCGATTAGCCCCTGAACACAAAATCCCTGCTTGTTATGATGATTCCTGGGCTGCCATGAAATGGGTCTCTCAGCAGGCCAATAGCGAACAGGGAACTGAACCATGGCTGAAAAATCATGCGGACTTCTCCCGAGTTTTCTTGTCAG GTGATAGTGCAGGAGCCAATATTGCTCACAACATGATGATGCGAGCAAGTGTAGATGAAGATAAACTTGGAGATGGCTTAAAACTTGTTGGAATGGCATTAGTTCATCCCTATTTCGGGAACAATGAGCCAGATGGAATTTGGTCCTATTGTTGCCCAGAAAATCCTAACACTGATGACCCAAGATTCAATCCAGCAGCACATCCAAATTTGCTATCGAAGCTTGTTTGTACCAAGATTCTGATATGCACAGGGGGAGCGGATTTTATAAGGGACAGAGGGTGGACATACTATGAGTCCCTGAAGAAATGTGGATGGACAGGTGAAGTAGAACTTAAGGAAACAGAAGGGGAAGAACATGTTTTCCATTTGGTTAAGCCAACTTGTGAGAGAGCTAAGGCCTTGATGAAATGGCTAGCTGATTTCTTTCAACAGTCGAGCTGA
- the LOC107005392 gene encoding probable carboxylesterase 12, which produces MAEIVHDFFPLMRVYKDGRIERLAGEGFVPPESDPETGLQIKDIEIDPQINLSARLYLPKNVQKIPLFVYFHGGGFVIESASSPSYHKHLSTVAAEAKVVIVSVNYRLAPEYPLPIAYEDTWLALKWIASHANGDGHEPWLKEHADFSRVYFGGDSAGGNIAHHIAIRVGLEKLDGVKLEGIFLACPYFWGKDPIDGEGENLGAKDFVEKLWLFANPNSLGLDDPLINPEKDPNLCSLGCDKVVVYVAGKDPLRFRGFYYKESLEKSGWPGTVEVVEVKDEEHVFHLFATETENAMSMMKKLVSFLNQS; this is translated from the coding sequence ATGGCGGAAATAGTACATGATTTCTTCCCATTGATGAGAGTTTACAAAGACGGTCGAATCGAAAGGCTGGCGGGCGAAGGTTTTGTCCCACCTGAATCTGATCCTGAAACTGGACTACAAATCAAAGACATTGAAATTGATCCACAAATTAACCTATCAGCAAGACTCTACCTGCCCAAAAATGTTCAGAAAATTCCCCTTTTCGTCTACTTTCATGGCGGTGGCTTTGTGATCGAATCTGCTTCTTCACCTTCATATCACAAGCATCTAAGCACAGTAGCAGCTGAAGCAAAAGTCGTTATCGTTTCTGTTAACTACAGGTTAGCTCCTGAGTACCCGTTACCCATAGCTTATGAAGATACATGGTTAGCTCTCAAATGGATCGCTTCACATGCTAATGGTGATGGCCATGAGCCATGGCTAAAAGAACATGCCGATTTCAGTCGGGTTTATTTTGGGGGAGATAGCGCGGGTGGTAACATCGCACACCATATAGCGATTCGGGTCGGGTTGGAGAAGTTGGATGGTGTGAAACTTGAAGGGATTTTCCTTGCCTGTCCATATTTCTGGGGGAAGGATCCGATTGACGGTGAGGGGGAAAACTTGGGTGCCAAGGATTTCGTTGAGAAGCTATGGTTGTTTGCGAATCCGAATAGCTTGGGATTAGATGACCCGTTGATTAACCCGGAAAAGGATCCGAATTTGTGTAGCTTAGGATGTGATAAAGTAGTTGTATATGTGGCCGGAAAAGACCCTTTGAGATTCAGGGGATTTTACTATAAGGAGTCGCTGGAGAAGAGTGGTTGGCCGGGGACGGTGGAGGTTGTGGAAGTTAAAGATGAAGAGCATGTATTTCACCTGTTTGCTACAGAAACTGAAAATGCCATGAGCATGATGAAAAAATTGGTCTCTTTCCTTAATCAGTCCTAG
- the LOC107005383 gene encoding probable carboxylesterase 7 produces MAEIEHDFFPLMRVHKDGRIERLAGEVFVPPESDPETGVQIKDVQIDPQINLSARLYLPKNVDPVQKIPLFVYFHGGGFVIESAFSPTYHKYLSLVAAEAKVAIVSVNYRLAPEYPLPIAYEDSWLALKWVTSHGNGDGREPWLKDYADFNRVFLGGDSAGGNIAHHIAIRVGLEKLDAVKIDGIFLACPSFWGKDPIDGEGEIVGAKDFVEKLWLFANPNSSGLDDPLINPEKDPNLSRLGCDKVVVYVAGKDVLRFRGLYYKEVLEKSGWQGTVEVVEVKDEEHVFHLTATETENAMAMMKKMVSFLNQS; encoded by the coding sequence ATGGCGGAAATAGAACATGATTTTTTCCCATTGATGAGAGTTCACAAAGATGGTCGAATAGAGAGGCTGGCGGGCGAAGTTTTTGTCCCACCTGAATCTGATCCTGAAACCGGAGTACAAATCAAAGACGTTCAAATTGATCCACAAATTAACCTATCAGCAAGACTTTACCTGCCCAAAAATGTCGACCCGGTTCAGAAAATTCCCCTTTTCGTCTACTTTCACGGCGGCGGCTTTGTTATCGAATCTGCTTTTTCACCTACATATCACAAATATCTTAGCCTGGTAGCAGCTGAAGCAAAAGTCGCGATCGTCTCTGTTAACTACAGGTTAGCCCCTGAGTACCCTTTACCCATAGCTTATGAAGATTCATGGCTAGCTCTCAAATGGGTCACTTCACATGGCAATGGTGATGGTCGTGAACCATGGCTAAAAGACTATGCCGATTTCAATCGTGTCTTTTTAGGCGGAGATAGCGCGGGTGGTAACATCGCACACCATATAGCCATTCGGGTCGGGTTGGAAAAGTTGGATGCAGTGAAAATTGATGGGATTTTCCTTGCCTGTCCATCTTTCTGGGGGAAGGATCCGATTGACGGTGAGGGGGAAATCGTGGGTGCCAAGGATTTCGTTGAGAAGCTATGGTTGTTTGCGAATCCGAATAGCTCGGGATTAGATGACCCGTTGATTAACCCGGAAAAGGATCCGAATTTGTCTAGATTAGGATGTGATAAAGTAGTTGTATATGTGGCCGGAAAAGATGTGTTGAGATTCAGGGGATTATACTATAAGGAGGTGTTGGAGAAGAGTGGGTGGCAAGGGACGGTGGAGGTTGTGGAAGTTAAAGATGAAGAACATGTATTTCACCTGACTGCTACAGAAACTGAAAATGCCATGGCCATGATGAAAAAAATGGTCTCTTTCCTTAATCAGTCTTAG